One window from the genome of Bdellovibrionales bacterium encodes:
- a CDS encoding DUF192 domain-containing protein, producing MVSPWKLFAASFLIWSSAFAGKMPEAKQDVTFKKEKITLAGKTISVEVAETPEQHEHGLMFRNSMPENDGMIFIFGEEDTRYFWMKNTYIDLSIGYFDKDKTLIDIQEMKATSMMETRPPSYPSAKPAMYALEMNKGWFAKNKVKLGQKFQFSMRRQ from the coding sequence ATGGTGTCGCCTTGGAAGCTCTTCGCCGCTAGTTTTCTGATCTGGTCCAGTGCTTTTGCCGGAAAAATGCCAGAGGCTAAACAGGACGTCACATTTAAGAAAGAAAAAATCACGCTTGCTGGAAAAACTATTTCCGTCGAAGTCGCGGAAACACCAGAACAACATGAGCATGGCTTAATGTTCAGAAACAGCATGCCTGAAAATGATGGAATGATTTTCATCTTTGGCGAAGAAGACACTCGTTACTTCTGGATGAAGAACACCTACATAGACTTAAGTATTGGTTACTTCGATAAAGATAAAACGCTCATCGATATTCAAGAGATGAAAGCGACCAGCATGATGGAAACTAGACCTCCGTCATATCCAAGTGCGAAGCCTGCGATGTACGCGCTCGAGATGAACAAAGGTTGGTTCGCAAAAAACAAAGTAAAACTAGGTCAGAAGTTTCAATTTTCTATGCGCCGACAATAG
- a CDS encoding PilZ domain-containing protein — MDTAKQPAPRTPLYLEVGFKRNYAREEVRGTLKNISLSGAFLEFRGESFRANEKLHLRFVVSGRERKIAAAVVWCNSLGCGIKFMPTNNRDVQIVDDLIYFVENNRDGRRDVLDKIFKKVS, encoded by the coding sequence GTGGACACAGCAAAACAACCAGCTCCACGGACGCCTCTATATTTAGAGGTTGGTTTTAAGAGAAATTACGCCCGTGAGGAAGTGAGAGGCACGTTGAAGAACATTAGCCTTTCAGGAGCATTCCTCGAATTCCGCGGAGAATCTTTCCGTGCGAATGAAAAGCTTCATTTACGATTCGTAGTGAGCGGTCGTGAAAGAAAAATTGCAGCAGCCGTTGTCTGGTGCAACTCACTTGGTTGCGGGATCAAGTTCATGCCTACGAACAATCGCGATGTTCAAATTGTTGATGATTTAATTTACTTCGTTGAAAACAATCGTGACGGTCGTCGCGATGTTCTCGACAAGATCTTTAAAAAAGTATCTTAA
- a CDS encoding type B 50S ribosomal protein L31 has product MKKDLHPKVNTVVFKDISCDFSFLGTSTLHSAETVKWEDGKEYPLIKVEISSESHPFYTGKQRVMDTEGRIDRFKKKYGKK; this is encoded by the coding sequence ATGAAAAAAGATCTTCATCCAAAAGTTAATACAGTTGTTTTCAAAGATATCTCTTGTGATTTCAGCTTCTTGGGCACTTCCACTTTGCACTCTGCAGAGACAGTAAAATGGGAAGACGGTAAAGAATATCCTTTGATCAAAGTTGAGATCTCTTCTGAATCTCACCCGTTCTACACTGGTAAGCAACGTGTGATGGATACAGAAGGTCGTATCGATCGTTTCAAAAAGAAATACGGCAAGAAGTAA
- the rho gene encoding transcription termination factor Rho, giving the protein MSDPKDSQNVEVVKKRPTRAKAKADTEAAAPEAAPEAPAEPPPAAEAPVQASAPTENTPSENPSPQQREHREHRDNRDNRGGGDRGDRNSNQHRRFDNKNRDNRDNRGGGGHRHQQGGGGQRRDNFQKYENRDRGPRNEDLGPQDEQAANQNNIEVDLADINLSDEEKSWLNSKDLKSKNIQQLTDLALKLKIENAAGMRRQDMIFEILKRAAKLGQDIYGSGVLEILPDGYGFLRSPDYNYLPGPDDIYVSPSQIRRFGLRTGDTVTGTVRPPKDGERYFALLKVDSLNFETTEKGKDKILFDNLTPLYPNERLRLEHNPADNTTRVVDLMAPLGKGQRALIVAPPRTGKTVLMQHIANAITTNHPEVKLIVLLIDERPEEVTDMQRTVKGEVISSTFDEPPTRHVQVAEMVIEKAKRLVEHKHDVVILLDSITRLARAYNTVVPPSGKILSGGVDSNALHKPKRFFGAARNIEEGGSLTIIATALVDTGSRMDEVIFEEFKGTGNAEIHLDRKLMEKRIFPCMDINKSGTRKEDLLIDKGDLNRLWILRKVLAPMNPIDAMEFLIDKVQATKTNGDFLKAMSGNG; this is encoded by the coding sequence TTGTCAGACCCAAAAGATTCGCAAAACGTTGAGGTTGTTAAAAAGCGTCCTACCCGTGCTAAGGCAAAAGCCGACACCGAAGCTGCCGCTCCAGAAGCAGCACCCGAAGCACCCGCTGAACCACCTCCTGCCGCAGAAGCTCCAGTTCAAGCATCTGCTCCAACTGAAAATACCCCGTCAGAAAACCCATCTCCACAACAAAGAGAACATCGCGAACACCGTGATAATCGAGACAACCGTGGTGGCGGTGACCGTGGTGATCGCAACAGTAATCAACATCGCAGATTTGATAATAAAAACAGAGACAATCGTGACAACCGCGGCGGTGGCGGACACAGACATCAGCAAGGTGGCGGCGGACAACGCCGTGATAATTTCCAGAAATATGAAAACCGCGATCGCGGACCTCGCAATGAAGATCTTGGACCTCAAGACGAGCAAGCAGCTAACCAAAACAATATCGAAGTTGATCTCGCAGATATCAATCTGAGTGACGAGGAGAAAAGCTGGCTCAACTCGAAAGACCTCAAATCTAAAAACATCCAACAGCTCACAGACCTTGCATTAAAATTGAAAATCGAAAATGCGGCCGGTATGCGCCGTCAGGATATGATTTTCGAAATCTTGAAGCGCGCTGCGAAGCTCGGTCAGGACATCTATGGCTCTGGCGTTCTTGAAATCTTGCCAGATGGTTACGGCTTCTTGCGTTCACCAGATTACAACTATCTTCCGGGTCCGGATGATATCTACGTAAGCCCATCACAAATTCGCCGCTTCGGTCTTCGTACCGGCGACACGGTGACAGGAACAGTTCGCCCACCAAAAGACGGCGAAAGATACTTTGCACTTCTCAAAGTCGACTCTCTCAATTTCGAGACGACTGAAAAAGGTAAAGACAAAATCCTTTTCGACAACTTGACGCCTCTATATCCAAATGAGCGTTTGAGACTTGAACACAACCCAGCTGATAACACGACTCGCGTTGTGGATTTGATGGCGCCACTTGGTAAAGGTCAACGCGCTCTGATCGTTGCTCCGCCAAGAACGGGTAAAACAGTTCTCATGCAACATATCGCGAATGCGATCACAACAAATCACCCTGAAGTGAAGCTCATCGTTCTTCTGATCGATGAGCGTCCGGAAGAGGTGACTGACATGCAACGTACGGTAAAAGGCGAAGTGATTTCGTCTACGTTTGACGAGCCACCAACTCGCCACGTTCAAGTTGCAGAAATGGTTATCGAGAAAGCAAAACGTCTCGTAGAACACAAACACGACGTTGTGATCCTTCTTGATTCTATCACGCGTCTGGCTCGTGCTTACAATACGGTGGTTCCACCATCTGGTAAGATCTTGTCGGGCGGTGTTGACTCGAATGCCCTTCACAAACCAAAACGTTTCTTCGGTGCTGCTCGCAATATCGAAGAAGGCGGCTCTTTGACAATCATCGCAACAGCGCTTGTGGATACAGGCTCTCGTATGGACGAGGTTATCTTCGAGGAGTTTAAAGGGACGGGTAACGCCGAGATCCACTTGGATCGTAAGCTGATGGAAAAACGTATCTTCCCTTGCATGGACATCAATAAGTCCGGCACTCGTAAAGAAGATTTGCTGATCGACAAGGGTGATTTGAATCGCTTGTGGATCTTGAGAAAAGTTTTGGCGCCAATGAATCCTATCGACGCGATGGAATTCTTGATCGACAAAGTACAAGCTACAAAAACAAATGGCGATTTCTTGAAAGCCATGTCAGGCAACGGTTAG
- the gatB gene encoding Asp-tRNA(Asn)/Glu-tRNA(Gln) amidotransferase subunit GatB, translated as MYRGYEAVIGIEIHVQLNTASKIFCADGTQFNAGDNENTSPVSVGMPGTLPVINKRAVEFAIKTGLALGCNIRKKSIFARKNYFYPDLPKGYQISQYDQPICENGTITFKVGDQTKTVKIVRAHLEEDAGKSSHLGDFTMINYNRAGIPLLEVVTGPDMHTPQEAAEYGRTIRQIVRYLGVCDGNLEEGSMRCDCNVSVRKVGDPKLGTRTELKNINSFRFVEKAIEYEIERQIDVVERGEKVVQETRLWDPDKNKTFTMRSKEEAQDYRYFPDPDLLPLVVSDELISKMKAELPELPIARKNRFVSAHGLPEHDAEVLTSEKDLADFYEETAKVSKNFKSSANWIMTEVIRELNDSKLEIAASPIKPAQLGQLIALIDKGTISGKIAKTVFSEMWKTGKEPEAIIKEKGLVQVSDPAVIEKIVDEILAANAQQVAGYKSGKTNLFGFFVGAIMKASKGQANPELVNQILQKKLNG; from the coding sequence GTGTATAGAGGGTATGAAGCCGTTATCGGCATTGAAATTCACGTTCAGCTAAACACTGCCAGCAAAATCTTTTGCGCGGATGGCACTCAATTTAATGCTGGCGATAACGAAAATACCTCGCCTGTCAGTGTAGGAATGCCCGGGACTTTGCCTGTAATAAATAAACGCGCTGTGGAGTTTGCAATCAAGACGGGCTTAGCTCTTGGTTGTAACATCCGCAAAAAATCTATTTTTGCGCGTAAAAACTATTTTTATCCTGACTTACCAAAAGGCTATCAGATTTCGCAGTACGATCAGCCAATTTGCGAAAATGGCACCATCACTTTCAAAGTCGGTGATCAAACTAAAACAGTGAAAATTGTGCGAGCTCATCTTGAAGAAGATGCCGGCAAATCAAGTCACTTGGGCGACTTCACGATGATTAACTACAATCGTGCAGGTATTCCGCTCCTTGAAGTGGTGACTGGTCCTGATATGCATACGCCACAAGAGGCTGCTGAGTATGGCCGTACGATTCGTCAGATTGTGCGCTACCTCGGCGTTTGCGATGGAAACTTAGAAGAAGGCTCCATGCGCTGTGATTGTAACGTGAGCGTGCGCAAGGTCGGTGATCCAAAGTTGGGAACTCGAACAGAGCTTAAGAACATCAACTCATTCCGCTTTGTTGAAAAAGCTATCGAGTATGAAATCGAAAGGCAGATTGATGTTGTTGAGCGGGGCGAAAAAGTAGTACAGGAAACTCGTCTGTGGGATCCGGATAAAAATAAAACCTTCACCATGCGAAGCAAGGAAGAAGCACAAGACTATCGTTACTTCCCGGACCCAGATCTATTGCCACTTGTCGTGAGTGATGAGCTTATCAGTAAAATGAAAGCAGAGTTGCCGGAACTTCCGATTGCGAGAAAGAACAGATTTGTTTCTGCTCATGGTTTGCCAGAACACGATGCCGAAGTTCTTACTTCAGAAAAAGATTTGGCGGATTTCTACGAAGAAACTGCAAAAGTCAGTAAGAATTTTAAAAGCAGCGCGAACTGGATCATGACTGAAGTGATTCGCGAGTTAAACGACAGTAAGCTTGAAATCGCGGCATCGCCAATTAAGCCGGCGCAACTGGGTCAGTTGATTGCGCTGATTGATAAGGGCACTATTTCTGGAAAAATCGCTAAAACGGTTTTCTCTGAGATGTGGAAGACCGGAAAAGAGCCTGAAGCCATCATCAAAGAAAAAGGCCTGGTGCAAGTATCAGATCCGGCGGTGATCGAAAAGATCGTTGATGAAATCCTTGCAGCGAACGCACAGCAAGTTGCGGGCTATAAATCTGGTAAGACAAACTTGTTTGGATTCTTCGTTGGTGCCATTATGAAAGCTTCGAAGGGACAGGCAAATCCTGAGTTGGTTAACCAAATTCTACAAAAGAAACTGAACGGATAG
- a CDS encoding LysM peptidoglycan-binding domain-containing protein: protein MLKKFVVILACLGVLQLTSCTSKDSKEDGGEEMAIDAAAADSAEVEKVEGEQSLDIAADDSSASLSNNDALPEDALGDAPPPAPDTAAAPQIEDNPLAESSPAEPPPAVDTLPPDTLGDSVVENAPPVMETSEPVHETKHASSKASVETPAEEAPKPQVSYRKVEHTPWKEGGKILNTVYVAREGDSWASVSSMIYGTEKASELKKMNPSIKGRKLKVGDKVYYNSPHRPDDETQVLTYYADSGIAPEVYIAKGGDNLKKVAKELFGSEQGWKELYATNDFESKGALDEGTQIKYWRTVAAAPKTEVAAAQPPPAPPMNEMPPAPPAPSAEMPPPPPPGDMAAPPPPPPPADMAANEMAPPPPPPPPVEAVAPPPPPPPPMAKQHKPEEGAGASPLEDDQMTTLAGGAVLAVALALFMIMRRRRKKELEQAIQDTQVG, encoded by the coding sequence ATGTTGAAAAAGTTTGTTGTAATTCTCGCCTGCTTAGGAGTTCTTCAACTCACGAGCTGCACGTCGAAAGACTCGAAAGAGGACGGCGGCGAAGAAATGGCCATTGATGCAGCGGCCGCAGACTCTGCAGAAGTCGAAAAAGTTGAAGGCGAACAAAGCCTTGATATCGCAGCCGATGACTCTTCAGCTTCACTCTCCAACAACGACGCGCTCCCAGAAGATGCACTTGGCGATGCTCCACCTCCAGCGCCAGACACAGCAGCTGCTCCCCAAATCGAAGACAATCCTTTGGCTGAGTCTTCTCCAGCAGAGCCACCTCCTGCTGTAGACACTCTTCCACCAGATACGTTGGGTGATTCAGTCGTTGAAAACGCTCCTCCGGTGATGGAGACCAGCGAGCCTGTTCACGAAACGAAACATGCAAGCAGCAAAGCTTCTGTGGAAACTCCGGCAGAAGAAGCTCCGAAGCCACAAGTTTCTTACCGCAAAGTCGAACACACTCCATGGAAAGAAGGCGGCAAGATCTTGAACACGGTTTACGTTGCTCGTGAGGGCGATTCTTGGGCGAGTGTGAGCTCAATGATCTATGGAACTGAAAAAGCCAGCGAATTGAAAAAGATGAATCCATCGATCAAGGGCCGTAAGTTGAAAGTGGGCGATAAAGTTTATTACAACTCCCCACACCGTCCTGATGATGAGACACAAGTTCTTACTTATTACGCTGACAGTGGTATCGCCCCTGAAGTGTATATCGCTAAAGGCGGCGATAACTTGAAGAAAGTGGCAAAGGAACTTTTCGGTTCTGAACAGGGCTGGAAAGAACTTTATGCTACAAATGATTTTGAATCTAAAGGCGCGTTGGATGAAGGTACACAGATTAAGTACTGGAGAACGGTAGCCGCAGCTCCGAAAACTGAAGTTGCAGCCGCTCAACCTCCTCCAGCTCCGCCAATGAATGAAATGCCACCTGCTCCTCCGGCTCCGTCGGCAGAAATGCCGCCACCACCACCGCCGGGAGACATGGCAGCGCCGCCACCTCCGCCTCCACCTGCGGACATGGCTGCAAACGAGATGGCTCCGCCACCACCTCCACCACCACCGGTTGAAGCTGTGGCTCCGCCACCTCCTCCGCCACCGCCAATGGCGAAACAGCACAAGCCTGAAGAAGGCGCTGGTGCAAGTCCTCTCGAGGATGATCAGATGACAACATTGGCCGGCGGTGCAGTCCTTGCCGTGGCCCTGGCTCTCTTCATGATTATGAGAAGACGCCGTAAGAAAGAATTGGAACAAGCCATCCAAGATACACAAGTTGGCTAA
- a CDS encoding Ppx/GppA family phosphatase — translation MKVAALDLGTNTFLCLIVEGDKSGIKRVLSDQAKVVRLGQGVDRTGAFHPEALARAKTCLTEFKKEIDRHGVDRILAMATSAARDASNGKELFKIGEDLGIPIEIIPGADEARITFAGATEGSIQGKENCVVIDVGGGSTEFIVGNTDTLHFSKSLNIGCVRMTEKYITAQPLSQKERLFVEEAVGEQLRTIMPEIKKYPAEEILAVAGTPSALAVAELGGKFDPDKVHGFILDQDKLKKWCDTLANTTIQEKIDKYKIEAGRADVLFVGATILHQFLLQLNKPSMKVSIKGVRYGVALEALRR, via the coding sequence ATGAAAGTCGCAGCCCTTGATCTTGGCACAAATACTTTTCTTTGTCTTATTGTCGAAGGCGACAAATCCGGGATCAAAAGAGTCCTTTCAGATCAGGCAAAGGTCGTTCGCTTGGGTCAGGGAGTCGACAGGACGGGCGCATTTCACCCGGAGGCTCTTGCAAGAGCAAAGACCTGTCTGACGGAGTTCAAAAAAGAAATCGATCGTCACGGTGTGGACCGCATTCTCGCCATGGCGACCTCGGCGGCCCGCGATGCCTCAAATGGCAAAGAGCTTTTTAAGATCGGCGAAGACCTCGGCATTCCTATTGAAATTATCCCAGGTGCAGACGAAGCACGTATTACGTTTGCGGGAGCGACAGAAGGCAGTATTCAAGGCAAAGAAAACTGTGTTGTGATTGATGTGGGTGGCGGCTCGACGGAATTTATTGTTGGTAACACAGATACACTTCATTTTTCAAAGAGCCTTAATATCGGCTGCGTGCGTATGACCGAGAAATATATTACAGCTCAGCCGCTATCGCAGAAAGAAAGACTCTTTGTCGAAGAAGCAGTTGGCGAACAGCTTCGCACGATCATGCCCGAAATCAAAAAATATCCGGCGGAAGAAATTCTCGCGGTTGCGGGGACGCCATCGGCGCTTGCCGTTGCCGAGCTTGGCGGAAAATTTGATCCGGATAAAGTTCACGGGTTCATTTTAGATCAGGACAAACTTAAAAAGTGGTGCGACACACTTGCCAATACCACGATCCAGGAAAAGATTGATAAATACAAAATTGAAGCTGGACGTGCAGACGTTTTATTTGTCGGCGCAACCATTCTTCATCAATTCTTATTGCAGTTAAATAAACCTTCCATGAAGGTTTCAATTAAAGGAGTGCGATATGGTGTCGCCTTGGAAGCTCTTCGCCGCTAG
- a CDS encoding cupin domain-containing protein translates to MEVEKEPQRAPPPMEVSNVEIKSFEKPKEIRNFPHGHIELIEVADRMVGRATFEPGWKWSEDVQPIAKTKSCEAAHVQYHLSGVLMVRMDTGETYQCRAGDVSVLPPGHDAWVVGDEPVVVVDFQGMVNYAKNP, encoded by the coding sequence ATGGAAGTTGAAAAAGAACCCCAACGAGCTCCACCGCCTATGGAAGTTTCGAACGTTGAAATTAAAAGCTTCGAGAAGCCCAAGGAAATAAGAAATTTTCCCCATGGACACATCGAACTGATCGAAGTGGCAGACCGCATGGTCGGCCGCGCAACTTTTGAACCGGGTTGGAAGTGGTCCGAAGATGTTCAGCCTATTGCCAAAACAAAAAGCTGTGAGGCGGCCCATGTTCAGTATCATCTTTCAGGAGTTTTGATGGTTCGCATGGACACGGGTGAAACCTATCAATGTCGTGCGGGCGATGTCTCGGTTCTGCCTCCGGGGCATGATGCTTGGGTTGTGGGTGATGAGCCCGTTGTCGTCGTTGATTTTCAGGGCATGGTGAACTACGCCAAAAATCCATAA
- the gatA gene encoding Asp-tRNA(Asn)/Glu-tRNA(Gln) amidotransferase subunit GatA has product MDLINASITEIADAVKLKKTSAKEVTTQFMKRAESLNPKLNAYTSLNSNALKEAEAIDARIAKGEDIGAMAGVPFGIKEMFCTKGIVTNAGSKILQNFVPPYDATVVARLKKAGIVITGKLNQDEFAMGSSNETSFYGVTKNPWNLECVPGGSSGGSAAAQAARLCAGTLGTDTGGSIRQPASFCGIVGVKPTYGRVSRYGIIAYASSLDQAGPMVSSVKDAALTLEVISGHDEMDSTTSQRKVPAYSKDLTANVKGMKIGLIREYMQGGLHPDVQKTVDQAISALKSQGAEFVEVSVPMTEFAVPVYYLVAASEASSNLARYDGVKYGYRAEFPNLSAVDLEEFYGKTRGEGFGKEVKRRIMLGTYCLSSGYYDAYYNKAGQVRRMIMNQYREAFQKCDVILSPVTTSPAFKIGERVSDPLTMYLNDIFTTSTNLAGLPGMSVPFGMSADGLPIGVQLTGAHFDEQRMLNVGYALEGASSVKGKAPSV; this is encoded by the coding sequence ATGGATTTGATTAACGCCTCCATCACAGAAATTGCAGACGCGGTTAAGTTAAAGAAAACCAGCGCCAAAGAAGTAACGACTCAGTTCATGAAGCGTGCGGAGAGCCTCAATCCAAAATTGAATGCTTACACAAGTTTGAATAGTAATGCACTCAAAGAGGCCGAAGCTATTGATGCGCGTATCGCAAAGGGCGAGGATATCGGCGCGATGGCTGGTGTTCCATTTGGTATTAAAGAAATGTTTTGCACAAAAGGCATTGTCACAAATGCTGGATCAAAGATTCTACAAAACTTTGTTCCTCCGTATGATGCAACAGTCGTTGCGCGCTTAAAAAAAGCTGGAATCGTTATTACGGGGAAATTGAATCAAGATGAATTTGCGATGGGCTCCTCGAATGAAACATCTTTCTATGGTGTGACTAAGAACCCATGGAATCTCGAGTGTGTTCCCGGTGGATCTTCCGGCGGCTCGGCGGCGGCACAAGCCGCGCGTCTATGTGCAGGAACTTTGGGCACAGATACCGGTGGATCGATTCGTCAGCCTGCAAGTTTCTGCGGGATTGTCGGTGTGAAGCCAACTTATGGCCGCGTCAGCCGCTATGGTATTATCGCCTACGCATCTTCGTTAGACCAGGCGGGACCGATGGTGAGCTCTGTTAAAGATGCGGCGCTAACTCTCGAAGTGATCAGTGGTCATGATGAGATGGACTCAACAACGTCACAAAGAAAAGTTCCTGCTTACAGCAAAGACCTCACAGCCAATGTAAAAGGTATGAAGATCGGTTTGATCCGAGAATACATGCAAGGTGGTTTGCATCCCGATGTGCAAAAAACCGTGGATCAAGCAATCAGCGCACTAAAATCTCAAGGTGCTGAGTTTGTTGAAGTGTCTGTTCCCATGACAGAGTTCGCAGTTCCTGTGTATTACCTCGTGGCCGCGAGCGAGGCGTCCAGCAATCTTGCTCGGTATGACGGTGTAAAATATGGATACCGCGCGGAGTTCCCGAATCTTTCAGCAGTTGATCTTGAAGAGTTCTATGGAAAAACCCGTGGCGAAGGCTTCGGCAAGGAAGTCAAACGCAGAATTATGCTGGGGACGTATTGTCTTTCTAGCGGTTATTATGATGCTTACTATAATAAAGCCGGACAGGTTCGCCGCATGATCATGAATCAATACCGCGAAGCTTTCCAAAAATGTGATGTCATCCTAAGTCCTGTGACAACGTCACCTGCTTTTAAAATTGGTGAACGAGTTTCAGATCCACTTACGATGTACTTAAATGATATTTTCACAACCTCTACAAACTTAGCGGGCCTGCCGGGCATGAGCGTTCCATTTGGAATGTCAGCCGATGGCTTACCTATTGGCGTGCAACTGACGGGAGCTCATTTCGACGAGCAAAGAATGCTGAACGTCGGCTACGCATTGGAAGGTGCTTCTTCCGTGAAAGGCAAGGCTCCAAGTGTATAG
- the gatC gene encoding Asp-tRNA(Asn)/Glu-tRNA(Gln) amidotransferase subunit GatC: MIDKKTIEHIAKLARLEISESEANEYSQQLGKALSHFEQISKIDTKGIEPLVTPTEIEEFWREDVVKQEFTPEEMTANAPAKAGNLFKVPPVV, encoded by the coding sequence ATGATCGATAAAAAGACCATTGAACATATCGCAAAATTAGCTCGGCTTGAAATTTCAGAATCCGAGGCCAACGAGTACAGCCAGCAACTTGGCAAAGCCCTCAGCCATTTTGAACAGATCTCGAAAATTGACACAAAAGGTATTGAGCCACTTGTGACTCCGACAGAGATCGAAGAGTTCTGGCGCGAAGATGTTGTAAAGCAAGAATTCACTCCGGAAGAAATGACAGCCAATGCACCAGCGAAAGCCGGCAACCTGTTCAAAGTTCCACCAGTCGTCTAA